From bacterium, the proteins below share one genomic window:
- a CDS encoding ATP-dependent Clp protease ATP-binding subunit, with product MRELDFGDYNDKLSKSGREVLALAIEESRRRDQNYLAAEHLFLALVKIERKLFEDMVRDLRLNPEDITKDISQHLDLSKQYVGKGLKITFSMKSIFRLAWINTFQCGRSKIESFDLLCAIFQEGNNIPVEIFRLYGIEPEHVVRRISERVKNRELQEKELKRKFDLPRHLKHFTTNLNYLARQGKLPPIIGREMEINRVIEILSHVDRPNSVMLLGEPGVGKSAVAEGLAQRLEFEGHLMPDRLRGCQVLQLHLNMLIAGTMFRGMFEDRIENIISELKERHDLILFVDEAHTLIGAGAALGAPADAANIFKSSLARGEIRIIGATTTTEYRQYFQEDEALARRFRIVKIQEPSLEETRQIIEGLIPRFESNYTVRISEEAIEVALQMASRYNRSLHLPDKVIGWLDTAAVKVQIRNEQKIVRREDVVSVIAEESEIPQDLVVRDVSDRFEDLEERLSHRVVGQTEAIQKLVKRLRLNKGPLKENFYRPDGVFLFLGPTGVGKTELAKALAECLFGDEHKMVRIDLSEYQDGGVSIEKLIGMPRGIVGSERGGILTTQIRDNPYTVVLLDEMEKAHPHLQSLFLQVFDEGWLTDGRGKKVYFSDAIVIMTSNIGSHLFKSALQPLGYLNDRENVNVIKREVMKEMEKGFSPEFRNRIDEIIVFAPLTREQVRLIAEKYLTNLERTLREAGKNLIVTPEALDTIVSQGYNYAYGARFLKRSIDEKIKIPLTTQWNESDSFLAEVLDEKVTVRPFIPELT from the coding sequence ATGCGCGAGCTTGATTTTGGTGATTATAACGATAAGCTCAGTAAGTCAGGACGCGAGGTGCTCGCGCTGGCGATAGAAGAGTCACGCCGTAGAGATCAAAATTATCTTGCCGCCGAACATCTTTTCCTCGCTCTCGTAAAGATCGAGCGAAAACTATTCGAAGATATGGTGCGAGACCTTCGTCTCAATCCCGAAGATATTACCAAAGATATCAGCCAGCATTTGGATTTAAGCAAACAGTATGTCGGCAAAGGCCTGAAAATCACCTTCAGTATGAAGTCAATTTTCCGGCTGGCCTGGATCAATACATTTCAATGCGGTAGATCGAAGATTGAATCGTTTGATCTGCTCTGCGCGATCTTTCAAGAAGGAAATAACATTCCAGTAGAGATTTTCCGCCTGTACGGTATCGAGCCGGAGCACGTTGTTCGCAGAATCAGCGAACGGGTAAAGAACCGGGAGCTGCAGGAAAAAGAGTTAAAGCGGAAATTTGATCTGCCCCGTCATCTGAAACATTTCACAACCAACCTGAACTATCTGGCCCGCCAGGGAAAACTTCCGCCAATCATCGGAAGGGAAATGGAAATCAACCGAGTGATCGAGATCCTAAGTCACGTTGACCGGCCGAATTCAGTGATGCTACTGGGAGAACCTGGTGTTGGCAAAAGCGCGGTCGCGGAAGGTCTGGCGCAGCGTCTGGAATTCGAGGGACACTTGATGCCGGACCGTCTTCGGGGTTGCCAGGTCTTGCAATTGCACCTGAACATGTTGATTGCGGGAACAATGTTCCGCGGAATGTTTGAAGACCGGATTGAAAATATCATTTCAGAATTGAAAGAGCGTCATGATTTGATCCTTTTCGTGGATGAAGCGCACACTTTAATCGGCGCGGGGGCAGCTCTGGGAGCGCCCGCGGATGCGGCCAATATCTTCAAATCTTCACTGGCTCGCGGAGAAATCCGGATCATCGGGGCGACCACGACAACCGAATACCGCCAGTATTTCCAGGAAGACGAAGCGCTGGCTCGCAGATTCCGAATTGTAAAAATTCAGGAACCTTCGCTGGAAGAAACGCGCCAGATTATAGAAGGATTAATTCCGAGGTTTGAAAGCAATTACACAGTCAGGATCTCCGAAGAAGCGATCGAAGTCGCCCTGCAAATGGCCTCCCGTTACAATCGTTCGCTCCATCTTCCGGACAAAGTGATCGGGTGGTTGGACACGGCAGCGGTAAAAGTTCAGATCCGGAATGAACAGAAAATTGTTCGCCGGGAAGACGTTGTCTCCGTGATTGCTGAGGAATCGGAAATTCCGCAGGATCTTGTCGTGCGGGATGTGTCGGACCGCTTTGAAGATCTTGAGGAAAGATTGTCGCACCGTGTGGTGGGTCAAACGGAAGCGATCCAGAAGCTCGTAAAGCGACTGCGACTCAACAAAGGACCGTTGAAGGAGAATTTCTATCGCCCCGATGGAGTATTTCTATTCCTGGGTCCAACCGGTGTCGGCAAGACAGAGCTTGCAAAAGCGCTTGCAGAGTGTTTGTTTGGCGATGAACATAAAATGGTTCGCATCGACCTTTCCGAGTATCAGGATGGCGGTGTTTCCATTGAGAAACTGATCGGTATGCCCCGCGGTATCGTCGGTTCAGAGCGCGGCGGAATTCTCACAACGCAGATTCGCGATAATCCTTATACAGTGGTCTTGCTCGATGAAATGGAGAAAGCGCACCCGCATTTGCAATCTCTATTTTTGCAGGTATTTGACGAAGGTTGGCTAACTGACGGTCGCGGGAAAAAAGTGTACTTCAGTGATGCAATCGTCATCATGACATCGAACATCGGTTCCCATCTTTTCAAGAGCGCTCTTCAGCCGCTTGGCTATCTCAACGATCGTGAAAATGTGAACGTCATCAAGCGGGAAGTCATGAAAGAAATGGAGAAAGGCTTCTCTCCTGAGTTCAGAAACCGGATCGATGAGATCATCGTATTCGCGCCGCTAACCCGCGAGCAGGTTCGTTTGATTGCTGAAAAATACCTGACGAATCTCGAAAGGACTTTGCGTGAAGCCGGAAAGAATTTGATCGTTACGCCGGAAGCGCTGGATACAATTGTTTCGCAGGGATACAACTATGCATACGGCGCTCGCTTTCTGAAACGGAGCATAGACGAAAAGATCAAGATTCCATTGACAACGCAGTGGAATGAATCCGATTCGTTTCTTGCTGAGGTCCTGGACGAAAAGGTTACGGTACGTCCATTTATTCCGGAACTAACCTGA
- a CDS encoding class I SAM-dependent methyltransferase yields the protein MLPDSEKEYLLQFHSIFRNPPEAEQYLYDSWIRMQVVLDWMKFLQQKGVQKVLELGSNPYFLTLLLKRHFDFQLSLANFFSDSSLQSREKQTIDNGKERHEMEYSHFNVEKDAFPYEENSFDCVIFCEILEHLLLNPDFTLAEIRRILKPSGYVVVSTPNAARLSNLVTLARGKNIYADYSPHGIYGRHNREYTFSEVVELLTRHSFEIVKSEVRNIYPHPLKTRILQKLRPQTWYEHIFVLGEKGE from the coding sequence ATGTTGCCTGATTCGGAGAAAGAGTATCTTCTTCAGTTCCACTCCATCTTTCGCAATCCTCCCGAAGCGGAACAGTACCTGTACGATTCCTGGATCCGGATGCAGGTTGTGCTCGACTGGATGAAGTTTTTGCAGCAAAAAGGGGTCCAAAAAGTTCTTGAGCTTGGCTCGAATCCTTACTTCCTGACGCTTCTTTTAAAAAGGCATTTTGATTTTCAGCTATCTCTCGCAAATTTTTTCAGCGACTCCAGCCTGCAGTCACGGGAAAAGCAAACCATCGACAATGGCAAGGAAAGACATGAGATGGAATACTCTCATTTCAATGTGGAAAAGGATGCTTTCCCTTATGAAGAGAATTCCTTTGACTGCGTGATTTTCTGCGAGATTCTCGAACATCTATTGCTGAACCCCGATTTTACTCTGGCAGAAATCCGCAGAATCTTGAAACCTTCCGGATATGTGGTCGTCAGCACGCCAAACGCGGCGCGTTTGAGCAACCTGGTTACACTGGCGCGCGGGAAAAACATCTATGCAGATTATTCCCCGCATGGAATTTACGGCAGACACAATCGCGAATATACTTTCAGCGAAGTCGTTGAACTCTTAACACGTCATTCATTTGAAATCGTGAAGTCTGAGGTAAGAAATATTTATCCACATCCGTTGAAAACACGGATCCTGCAAAAACTAAGACCGCAGACCTGGTATGAACACATTTTTGTGCTGGGGGAAAAAGGGGAGTAA
- a CDS encoding glycosyltransferase family 4 protein produces MNICIDMRPALSHPTGVGAYLQNLVQALSEIDQQNEYHLFSSSWKERYRPVHYPPHFKIQDRRWPVRLLNFGWNHLSFPSIEFVLGTPVQVVHSPTPLVIPSRRARRVTTVHDLYFYTHPEQTVREMKEDYPRMIKKHCLRSDAVIAVSDHTKRALVEVLGIPSSRIYTIKHGIDSFFLDRVPVAQTNEVLERLAIRGPYLLFVGTQEPRKNLSLLVRAYRNLNVDVSLVIAGSHGWGMESTDFPKGVLLTGYLPKNDLRAVYQRAAAVVFPSIEEGFGLPLLEGMASEVPVIASRISAFQEVCNDSCLYFDPNSEEELIEQIRLVLHGNGLRENLIAKGRERVKKFSWKDAARKTLDLYLSL; encoded by the coding sequence ATGAATATCTGTATTGATATGAGGCCGGCTCTCTCGCATCCCACGGGAGTAGGTGCTTATTTACAGAATCTCGTTCAAGCGTTGTCCGAAATCGATCAACAGAATGAGTATCATCTCTTTTCAAGTTCCTGGAAAGAACGTTACCGGCCGGTTCATTATCCGCCGCACTTCAAGATTCAAGATCGCCGGTGGCCGGTGCGGCTGCTCAACTTTGGCTGGAACCATCTTTCCTTTCCTTCAATAGAATTTGTTCTGGGAACGCCGGTGCAAGTGGTACACTCTCCGACTCCACTTGTAATTCCTTCGCGGCGTGCCAGGAGAGTGACAACAGTACACGACCTTTATTTCTACACACATCCTGAGCAGACCGTGCGAGAAATGAAAGAAGATTATCCCAGGATGATAAAGAAACATTGCTTGAGGAGCGATGCGGTTATCGCTGTGTCGGATCACACAAAAAGAGCGCTGGTCGAAGTGTTGGGAATCCCATCCTCTCGAATCTACACGATCAAGCATGGTATCGATTCTTTCTTTTTGGATAGGGTCCCTGTCGCGCAGACGAACGAGGTTCTGGAAAGATTAGCCATTCGGGGACCATATCTTCTATTTGTGGGAACTCAGGAACCACGAAAAAATCTTTCCCTGCTGGTTCGTGCTTACCGGAATCTTAATGTGGACGTTTCGCTGGTGATTGCGGGATCACATGGATGGGGCATGGAATCGACAGATTTTCCAAAGGGGGTTTTGCTGACGGGATACCTTCCGAAAAATGATCTTCGCGCGGTTTATCAAAGAGCGGCGGCAGTCGTCTTTCCTTCCATCGAAGAAGGTTTCGGGCTTCCGTTGTTGGAAGGAATGGCTTCGGAGGTTCCGGTGATTGCTTCCCGCATTTCTGCTTTTCAGGAAGTCTGCAACGACTCCTGTTTGTATTTTGATCCCAATAGTGAAGAAGAATTGATTGAACAAATCCGGTTGGTCCTGCACGGGAATGGTCTTCGCGAAAATCTAATTGCAAAAGGCAGAGAGCGCGTCAAAAAATTTTCCTGGAAAGATGCGGCCCGGAAAACACTCGATCTCTATCTGAGTTTGTAA
- a CDS encoding DUF2911 domain-containing protein produces MRRYFILFVTVLLLCYSGSVHAQFGGITVPPSGDNQRSIVTQSIGPVSITIDYSSPNVHAPDGSDRRGKIWGTLVPWGMVNLGFGTCGDQCPWRGGANENTVFKTSHTVKIQDQALPAGSYGLHFLPGEQEWTIIFSKNYTSWGSFTYDAKEDALRVKAKPEKSEYHEWLTYDFVDRETDHATVALKWEDLQVPFKITVENIDALYVAKIEEELRDSAGFTWQNWDSAAQYTLQSKKHLDKGLQWAQNAVSFPFIGQENFTTLMTLGQLQEANGQTAEAQKSIDKALSHRTAGPVEIHSYARGLQQLKKTQEAIKIFEMNAKKFPNVWPTEVGLMRAHSAKGNYKEALKHAKIALAQAPDDLNRKNLENMIKTLEQGKDVN; encoded by the coding sequence ATGAGACGTTATTTTATTTTGTTTGTGACGGTATTGCTCCTTTGCTATTCGGGCTCCGTTCATGCACAGTTCGGTGGAATCACAGTGCCGCCCAGCGGAGACAATCAACGCTCGATAGTAACCCAGTCCATTGGACCTGTTTCGATTACGATCGACTACAGCAGTCCCAACGTTCATGCGCCCGATGGATCTGACCGGCGTGGAAAAATCTGGGGAACGCTCGTTCCGTGGGGAATGGTAAATTTGGGTTTTGGAACTTGCGGCGACCAATGCCCGTGGCGCGGAGGCGCGAATGAGAATACGGTTTTTAAAACTTCTCATACAGTCAAAATTCAGGACCAAGCGCTTCCAGCCGGTTCCTATGGTTTGCATTTCCTTCCTGGCGAGCAAGAATGGACGATCATTTTTTCAAAGAATTACACTTCCTGGGGAAGTTTCACCTACGATGCAAAAGAAGATGCGCTCAGAGTCAAGGCCAAGCCGGAAAAGAGCGAATACCATGAGTGGTTAACCTACGATTTTGTGGACCGGGAAACCGATCATGCCACGGTTGCTCTGAAATGGGAAGACCTTCAAGTTCCCTTTAAGATCACTGTTGAAAACATCGATGCTCTTTACGTTGCAAAGATTGAAGAGGAACTGAGAGATTCAGCCGGCTTCACGTGGCAAAATTGGGATTCGGCTGCGCAGTACACACTGCAAAGCAAGAAACACCTTGATAAAGGACTCCAGTGGGCGCAAAACGCAGTTAGCTTTCCTTTTATCGGCCAGGAAAACTTTACGACACTGATGACGCTCGGTCAACTTCAGGAAGCGAACGGGCAGACTGCCGAAGCACAAAAATCAATCGACAAAGCATTGAGCCATCGCACCGCGGGCCCTGTTGAAATCCATTCGTACGCGCGTGGGTTACAACAACTAAAGAAGACACAGGAAGCAATCAAGATCTTTGAAATGAACGCGAAGAAATTCCCGAATGTATGGCCAACGGAAGTCGGTTTAATGCGGGCGCATTCCGCAAAAGGAAACTACAAAGAAGCGTTAAAGCATGCAAAGATTGCGCTCGCTCAGGCTCCGGATGATCTAAACCGCAAGAATCTGGAGAACATGATCAAAACGCTCGAACAGGGCAAAGACGTGAATTAG
- a CDS encoding UDP-glucose/GDP-mannose dehydrogenase family protein, translating to MNISVIGTGYVGLVTGSVFADMGNDVICVDRIKTRIRNLSHGKIPIYEPGLEEMVRRNLDEGRLSFTTDLAESVRKSDVLFIAVGTPPKENGETDLSQVEKVAEGIGLAIDRYKVIVNKSTVPVGTGNLVRNIIDRVKKDDVKFDVVSNPEFLREGSAIHDTLQPDRIVIGAPNRQVAMILLELYSSLGCPMLITDVESAELIKYASNAFLAMKISFANAIADLCERTGADVSQVINGMGYDHRIGRHHLQPGLGYGGSCFPKDVDSLIQTSGRFGYDFRLLKAVVDINRERSNQFVDKMEKVLGDVKGKTLAILGLSFKPDTDDMRDAKSIEVIQQILERKGKVRAYDPAAMENAKSIFGKRIYYARNAYDAAKAADGLVVLTEWREFKLLNLEKICQLMKQPYIFDGRNLYNFEKNRKLGFHYFGIGRSVNSHNG from the coding sequence GTGAATATTTCGGTCATCGGAACAGGGTACGTCGGACTGGTCACCGGGTCAGTTTTTGCTGACATGGGAAACGACGTCATCTGCGTTGATAGGATCAAGACCAGAATTCGCAATCTCTCCCATGGAAAGATTCCCATTTACGAACCGGGGTTGGAAGAAATGGTACGCAGGAACCTGGATGAAGGACGTCTTTCCTTCACCACCGATCTTGCGGAATCGGTTAGAAAGTCGGATGTTCTTTTTATTGCTGTGGGCACGCCGCCCAAAGAAAATGGCGAGACCGATCTATCCCAGGTGGAGAAAGTTGCGGAAGGAATAGGACTTGCGATCGACCGGTACAAAGTCATCGTGAACAAAAGCACCGTTCCAGTGGGGACCGGCAACCTTGTACGAAACATCATCGACCGTGTCAAGAAAGATGACGTTAAGTTTGACGTTGTTTCGAATCCTGAATTTCTGCGTGAGGGTTCGGCGATTCATGACACACTTCAGCCGGACCGTATTGTCATCGGAGCGCCGAACCGGCAAGTTGCTATGATTCTACTGGAACTCTACTCTTCACTCGGCTGTCCCATGTTGATTACCGATGTGGAAAGTGCCGAGCTCATCAAATATGCATCCAATGCTTTTCTTGCGATGAAAATCTCATTTGCAAATGCGATTGCCGATTTGTGCGAACGCACGGGAGCCGATGTTTCTCAGGTCATTAACGGTATGGGATACGATCATCGTATCGGCAGGCATCATCTACAACCGGGACTCGGATACGGTGGCTCCTGTTTTCCAAAAGATGTGGACTCTTTGATTCAAACTTCCGGCCGTTTTGGCTATGATTTCCGTCTTTTGAAAGCCGTCGTGGATATCAACAGGGAAAGGAGCAATCAGTTTGTAGACAAGATGGAAAAGGTTCTAGGTGACGTTAAAGGAAAAACTCTTGCTATCCTTGGTCTTTCATTCAAGCCGGACACGGATGATATGCGCGATGCAAAATCGATTGAAGTCATCCAGCAGATTCTTGAGAGAAAAGGAAAAGTGCGCGCTTATGATCCTGCCGCGATGGAAAATGCAAAAAGCATTTTCGGCAAAAGGATTTATTACGCCCGCAACGCCTATGATGCGGCCAAAGCAGCCGATGGGTTGGTGGTGTTAACTGAATGGCGCGAATTTAAGTTACTGAATCTTGAGAAAATCTGCCAGTTGATGAAGCAACCTTATATCTTCGATGGCCGCAATCTCTATAATTTCGAGAAAAACAGAAAGTTGGGGTTCCACTACTTCGGCATTGGCCGTTCTGTAAATTCACACAACGGCTAA